From the genome of Rhinolophus ferrumequinum isolate MPI-CBG mRhiFer1 chromosome 24, mRhiFer1_v1.p, whole genome shotgun sequence:
attttcctggccTTTTGCCaccatagaaaaaaatgtctgatagGCTGAGTTTTCGCACTGCAGCTTGTTACTGTGATTATGTAGAACCGACTCCATAAATTCAATGGTGTGTTGCTGGCTCTTCCATAGCTGGTGAGATTAGTGCCCAGGGAAGTGGGAAATGGGTCGCCACAATCAAAATGTGGGCTCGGAACTTACTCTTCATTCTGTCCCACTTTTTCTCTGCCACATCCCTGCCTTTGTGCTAATCACCAGCTTTCTGAAAACTTACTGgcattctcttcctcctcccactcccccttGGGAATAAACCAGTTCAAGAGAAGCATCATCACCCTAGACTTGAAGATACATGAGAATGGTGGGAACTGGATGTGTGACACTCCACTCCCCCGACCATGTGGACAGTGTGTGGGAGGAAGGACAGCAAGTTGGACTTCAGGGGCCACTTTATCCAGCCAGGGAAGCTGACCACCTGGAGCTAGAAGTCTTCAAAAGACCATCTGCCCAGCCTCTATCTCCAGACAGATTAGTGCATAAGCCACCCAGGACCAAGGACAATCTCCCCTTTTCTTAAGGATCCTTGGCAGAGGGCTGTCCGAGTTTTCTCCGTCTCACACCCCACTGTGTAAGTCATGAGTAGCTGACaggtggggcagaggcaggagcacTGCTCTGTGGTCCAGGGAAACTGTTTGACAACCAGCTCTGCATCTGACTAGCTATGGTACCTTGCGgattccctctgcctcctggacCACCTCCACAATGTAGAGATGAGCAAGCAAGGGTTCTAATAGCTCTGGAAGCGCTAAATCACTATAAACCTGTgaatctcttattttaaaatcttcaaaaacaaCTTCAGCCCATTTaattgaagtagaaaaaaaattattttcacagatGTCTCTACCACAGATATCTCAATCCCAGGGGACCTCTTGAAATTGTGTATTTTGTGCATTTTGGGGAGTCTGCGCATTTTGATGGAAGATTAAAATCTTAGGTAGGTATGTGATAACCAACTGCCGccgtaaaaaaataaaaataaaccttcctctaggccaggggtgtcaaACTTTtatcaacgtttttcaccaagggccataggcggtaaaatgcacaaacagccgggccactcactcgaggtgaaggacgtattgcctcacctggtttatttaagtaaactaaatatatttttggaatttgctgcaggccaattaaaaatggattgtgggccgcagtaggcccgtgggccgcagtttggacacctctgctctAGGCTGAGGAGCTTAAGTGTAAATCACCCTGAGTGACTTCCTGGTTCCCCAGCCCTGAATCATAGTGATTACCAAGGGAAGGGGTAGGAAGCCCGAGATGCAGGCCTCTGGACAAGAGTAAAAGAAGGCATCAGGCTTTACTTTTCCACCTCCAGCTGTCACTACGCATTGCTCTGCCACACGTCTACTAGCCATATGACTTCAAGAATATACACACACTTTCTGAATCatggttttctcatctgccagTGGAGAATGGTTATGCCTCtctcaaagggttgttgtgaagaatCAAGCAAAATGAGTAAATGCTTAGCTATCGGTAAGGAGCTCAGGTTAGTAGCTCAGGGTTCCAAAATTTACTACTTGGAAGACAGCTCCCCACCTATAATAATCAATCCGCCCCTTCCTCAAATTTAaactggtgcagtcactatggaaaacaatatggaggttcctcaaaaagttaaaaggaGAACTACTATAtcatccagaaatcccacttctggatatgtatccaaagcaaatgaaaataggATCTCAAAGGggtaattgcagcattattcacaataaccaagataagaaaacaacttaagtgtctatCAAccaatggatggataaagaagatattatatatatatgtgtgtgtgtgtgtgtgtgtgtgtgtgtgtgtgtgtgtgtgtatataattatataattatatataatagaatgtATATATTCTAtcatatataatagaatatatataatagaatatatataatagaacataataaaaaatagaatattactcagccatgagaaaaaaaggaaatcctgccatttgcaacagcatggatgaaacttgagggcattagaagtgagataagtcagaccgagaaagacgaatactgtgtgatctcacttatatgtggaatctgaaaaagttaaactcacagaaacagagagttgAGTGGTGGTcaccaggggttgggggagtggAATGGGGGGATGTTGGTCAAAGGTACAAAACTTCCACTTATTAGATGAGTAAGTTCAGGGGATCTAgcgtacagcatggtgattatggttaataatactgtattatgtacttgacagttgctaagacagtagctcttaaaagttctcaccacaaaaaagaaatggtaatcatgtgatgtgatgtgatggaggttatttgctaatattatcatggtaatcattttacaatatataagtATATCACATCAGTATtttatataccttaaacttacacagtgttgtatatctcaataaatttggGGGGAAGAAGTTCATCCCCTATCTTGCTTCCGGGGCACAGGTGTGACACAGCAGCTAAGCGCTCAACTTTGGATGGACCCACACTTGGGTTCAATTCCCAGCTCCTCTCCTTGATGGCGGAGTGGACTTGGGCAACGAGTTAAACTTCGCTGTACTTTGATGTTTCATCTACAAAGTGGAAAGGATGATGCGAATAGTCCTTTCATAGGGTCATGAGAAAGTGCAAAGAGTACTTACTTAGCACACTGTCTGGGACACACCAAGTGCTGGATAAACGTTAACAACATAAGGCTCTCCCTCAGCGTCTTTTGGCCCATATCGTCTCTCCTAGGTGCCATTCACCCACCTTTGGGAGTGTGTCCCTATAGATGAACGTCCAACATGGATGTCAGTCataagcgggggggggggggggcaggagtCAACAAACAATCTAGATTCCCCACGTCCCTTCCCCCGCTGTCTGCAGATCtcttacccccacacccccaccgcTGCCACCCTCACCTCCAGAGCCCACTGGCTTGTTCCTCATTTCTTTCAAGGTCTTGATTCAAATATCACTTCAGTGACATCTCAAGCacccatttaaaatttcaaatgtccccccctccacacacacacaccccatttccctctcctccttgctttatttttctgttacacCCATAGGCATAGGATACACCTCAGGATTTGCTTACttattttattgtctgtctcctcccactagaatgtaagctcctggaaggcagggatctttgtcCACTTGGTTCAGTTGCTATCcccacagtgcctagaacagagccCAGGGCAGGTAGTGGCAACTCCgctgttgaataaataagaatGAGTGTCCAAGTAAGTGAgtgagagagtgagtgagtgagtagtgagtgaatgagtgagtgaagagaagccttatttttattttcactgggCAGTAAAGGATGAGGCTTGGTTTCACATCTGACTCAAATCCCTCTCACCTGCCTAaccttggaattctttttcttttaggtgCCGCACAAGTTGCATATGCCCCTAAATCTGGGTGCTGATTCCGGACGATCCCCCCCATTAGAGGtaagcacccccaccccacttttgaaaatgaagagtgAATATAGGAGGGGAAAGAATGCCAGCCaccttggggtgggggacaggggaaTCCCCATGCTTGGGCTGCTTTTCCTACTGCCCCCCGACAGGGCTTgccctggggggcgggggcgcggCCGGCCTGTGGCTGACAGGGTGGCGGCGTCGGGGCTGCTGGCGCCTTCGCTGGACCCGCAATGCCCCCTAGTGCCGCGCGGAGTCAGGGCGCCGGGCTCCCCCGCCTGATGTCACCACCGTGCAGTCAGCCCAGAGGCGGCTCATTGAAAGCAGACCCTCCTCGGCGCTGGCTGGGCAGAGGCGCCGCTGTCCGCAGAGCTGCTGCGGGACGGGCTaagcccgccgcccgccgcccgccgcccgcgcTCCCGCCGCCCGCCGCTCCCCCGCGAGCCGGGCCGAGCGCCTGACGTGGACCGTTAACTTGGAGCTGCCGCCTCgtcccctgtcccctcctccctctgacAGGCGAGCGAGCGGCGCGGTGCAGGAGGAGACGTGCTGCCGGGCTGGGCTGCTGGAGGAGATGACTCCTCTCCAGGAGGGCGCCTCAGGGAAGACCACCACGGGGGAGGCAAAGTTTCAGGGCAGCTAAGGAGCCTTCGCTGCAGCCCTTTTCGCCCTATCAACCCCCTGGCTATGGAGGGCAGACTCTAAAATGAATCCCGATCTGGACACCGGCCACAACACATCAACACCTGGCTACTGGGGAGAGTTGAAAAATGCCAACTTCACTGGCCCCAACCAGACCTCGAGCAACTTCACCCTGCCCCAGCTGGACATCACCAGGGCCATCTCCGTGGGCCTGGTACTGGGTGCCTTCATCCTCTTTGCCATCGTGGGCAACATCTTAGTCATCTTGTCTGTGGCCTGCAACCGTCACCTGCGGACGCCCACCAACTACTTCATCGTCAACCTGGCCATCGCTGACCTGCTGCTAAGCTTCACTGTGCTGCCCTTTTCAGCTACCCTGGAGGTACTGGGCTACTGGGTGCTGGGCCGGATCTTCTGCGATATCTGGGCCGCCGTGGACGTCCTGTGCTGCACCGCCTCCATCCTGAGCCTGTGCGCCATCTCCATCGATCGCTACATTGGGGTGCGCTACTCTCTGCAGTACCCCACGCTCGTCACGCGGAGGAAGGCCATCTTGGCGCTCCTCAGCGTCTGGGTCTTGTCCACGGTCATCTCCATCGGGCCTCTGCTTGGGTGGAAGGAGCCGGCGCCCAACGACGACAAGGAATGTGGCGTCACCGAAGAACCCTTCTACGCCCTCTTCTCTTCGCTGGGCTCCTTCTATATCCCTCTGGCGGTCATTCTGGTCATGTACTGCCGCGTCTACATCGTGGCCAAGAGGACCACCAAGAACCTGGAGGCTGGGGTCATGAGGGAGATGTCCAACTCCAAGGAGCTGACGCTACGGATCCACTCCAAGAACTTTCACGAGGTCACCCTCAGCAGCACGAAGGCCAAGGGCCACAACCCCAGGAGTTCCATAGCTGTCAAACTTTTTAAGTTCTCCAGGGAAAAGAAAGCAGCCAAGACCTTGGGCATAGTGGTTGGTATGTTCATCTTGTGCTGGCTCCCCTTCTTCATCGCTCTGCCACTCGGTAAGTCGGCGATGGGGGAGCGGGGGAGGCTGGGCGTTTCCCCATCTCGGGTTTACCGGTGAGCTTACTGTAAAGTTTGTTTTGGTgggtttggttctttttttacgCGCTCTGTGTGTGTTTAGAGATTGGAGAAGATTGTTTGTTCTGCAAAGGTTTTGCAGACTGGGTAGCTGGCTAAGAACCAACTCAGGTGTTAGTGGAACACGACTAAGGTACTAGTCACTCAAAATAGAAGCACGGGAGGAAAATCTGGTATGCAGAAATGACTCATGCAACAGCCTCGGTTTAATCATTGAAAAGGCCACTGGACTTGAACATCACACCAGCGTTATTTCGGTAGTAATGATGTGCCGGCTAAGGCAGCGTCACGAATGCAGCATACAAAGTAGTTTGTAGTTACCGCAGACGCAGCACTGGGGAAGCAGGGAGGCAGCTCGTACGCAGAAAGGCAGTTTTCATTCAGCATTTCCAGGGCGCTTGCAGAGGCTGCGTGCTTCCGCTCCTCCCTTCACCGCTTGCTGTCACCTCAGTGCAATCCcttcattttaagttaataagTGCGTTTTACAGCCACACTGCCCCAAGTAGCCTTTAAGTTATCCAGAGCCTGAGATGGGAAAGAAGGGGAAGATGACCAGAGGGTTACACATTCTCAGTTTTCACCCCAAAATGTCCCTACCTCTGGTGATTTATGAAACGCTCAGAATTAAATTGCAGTTATCCCTCACCTTCAGCTGCCAGACACCAGATCCTGCTAGGATGAAACTGAGTCCTTCCCCTCCTATGAAAACATGTTCAGCTTCTTGTGTAAGGTGGTCCTACCGAGTTGTTCAAAAGTCGACCTGACTGATTTCTTCCAAGGAAGAAGGGGTCTGGGTAGGAGGCAAACCTAGCAGAGGGTACTGTGATTGTGATATGCTGTCCACATGGCCTGGAAACACTTGTCCCTCTCCTCGGAGGCACTGCTCTGCTTTGATGTCGTCTCCGATCCCTGGGGGACACTCCAGAAAATGAATGGAGGGACATGGTCACAGCACCGTCATGGGCCGTGACATCGCGAGGGGTAAGGGCTGCTATGTGCACGGCCCACACACGCCTGCCTTCCCCCGTGGGGCTTAGTTAGAACGCAAACCCACCAAATTCCTCAAGTAACTACAATTCGGAAGACACACTGCTTTCAAGAGAAAGgggcaaatggaaaaaaaaaaagcaaactgatGTCAGGAGTTTCCATTTCaaaaagatgaagacaaaaaaGGCTGTTTAACGTACTCACTATGTTGTTCTTTCTAAGGCAGGCTAATGCctgtcagaaatatttttaatgtgttaagTGGAAAGGGTTCGAAGCTCTGCTCCCAGGAGTGATCACTTCCCATGGCAgagaagctttcttttttttcccaaggtcTCAGGGGGCCTTTTGCAGGCTTGTTGGGTTAAAGTGGATGACAGTTCACACTGCATTAGGCCATACAAAGATCATGGTTGTACGTGGAACTGATTTGGCCACTTATTAGCTAAATGACCTTGGGACATAACCGCtcctgtgggcctcagtttcctcgtctgtaaaataggGCTAATTACTATTTGCTCCATGGGGTTTGCACTAATGCGTGGAAAGGACTTAATACAATGTCTGGTGCACAGCAAATGCTCAAGGAAAATTAGCTGTTAGTACTACAAACCAAAGCCCTCAGCTATAACtgtgtgttttctccttctttactCATTTGCCAAACCCACACCTGTTACTAAAGGCTCAGAAGAGAACTGAGCCTTTCTGCCTCCTGCTGCTGCCCACTGGCCTGAGGAGGCTATATGACTAAAGTATCCTCAGGGAGGAGAAGGCCCCAGCAAGAGGCAGGGATGGGTCAGAGGTGCAGGCTTTCACTTTAGGGGTCACAAGAAACCACTCAAAATAGGTAAAGAGGCTGCCAGCATGTTGAAATGGAAACAGCACTGCTCTGGGAGTCAGGAGCAATCCTGGGTGAGCTTTGCCATCAGTTAGCCCTGTACCCTCAGGCTTgttgctttacctctctgggcttcagctctCACTTCCAAGGAACCAGAGGATTGGGCCAGACCAAGGGGTCTCAAACTTTAATAAGGATCAGCATCATCTGTGGAACCTGAGAAACATTCAGCTTCTTGGGCCTACCCCACAGAGAGCCTGACTCAGTAGACCAGATggatcccaggtgattctgaagagATGGTGTACAGACCAGGCTTTCAGAGTCAACGGTCAGAGGACCTCCCAGCTCCCTTCAGGCTCCAGCCTCCTGGGTGCCAAGGTTTTAAATGCTGCAAAGCTTAGCCCTTCCCCAGTCACGCAGTGCTGCAGGATGATGTGGCTTCTCGCTGGGTCCTGCTCGTCAGGCCCACCCTCAGTTTCTTCTCACTCACACTCTCTCCACTTTTCCCCCTTTCTGTTTACGCCTCCCTGAGACCTCATCTCTCTGACAGTTCAGGTCTTTGGCCTCCATGccattgaaaggaagactttctTGCCACCATGACGCTATCAGAGCTTGTTTCTCCTCTCCTTGCCATGAAAACTTTCTGATCATCCATGCCGTTATCCCTGGAGATCTCCCACTGTGCTCTCCCTGAGCCAACTCCACCCCTACCCTTCTCCCCTGGAAACTCCTGCCTTGGCCTCCAGGCCTTGGGTTGGGGATGGACTCCGAGAGGTTCAGAAGAGCTTCCAACCGAGAAGGTGCTTCATTAATGTGTTCTTAATAGTTTAGCAAGAGCATCCAAGTAAAACCAAGGTGTGGGTTTCTACTTCCTCTGAGTTCAAATAACACCCAAATACAAATAGCATGATGTAGAACAATAACTCCTTTGGAATCTGAAGAACGTTCCAAATTCTAAATTTTCCATGAAAGACGTTTTGCTCACAAGGGGAGAAAGCAGACGTGGGGGAGACAGTGGTTGGCGAACAGAAGTGCAGGTAAGAGCAACTTCCAATTGGCGATGGACTTCCAGGGGCCTGGATGGCTGGAGATTTCCATTGCCCTGTTTGTCTTCCCTGTGGGAGAGAAGGGTTGGGATTCCTCCTAGGAAGGAGGGAAAATAGCCATGCCCCCTGCAGGGTCCTGCCAGGGGCTCCATTTGTTTACCCTCctcccttatttttatttttgggaGCAAGGTTGGGCAGCCCGCAGTGGGGGCCTCCGGTCTCCTGTGGAGCCCTCCCCACCTGTTATACCCTCCCTACGTCCTCCCCACCCTTTCCCTGTGGCCTCAGACCAAGTTGGGCCAGGGACCAGCTCTCACTTACTCGGGAGCAAGGATGGACTCCACCAAACAAGGACCTCTTTATTCGGCCCCTGGAAGGAGGCCATGGAGGGACAGGAAATAATTGGAATATAATATAGTGGTACTCCTACTCGATGGGCCATGTGCAAGATGTCCAAGGGCTCTTCAGCTGCCTGGCACTGTAATGAAGGCCAGCTCCCACCCGCCTGGGGAAGGCCTGGTCAGGGTCTCAAGAAGTGGCTGCTGGGCTACTGAAGGGAGTGCATTGCATTGCGGGGAAAGATGAGGGGGGCAGGGTAGCAGGAAGTCCCAGGAAGCCAACTGGTAGCTGGGCTTAGTACGCTGTTTAGAAAACACTGGAACCTTGCCTCGTTCCAAATCTTTCCTCCgtcttttaaaatgctgaaaggcACCAGGAAGCCATTATTGAACTAACTGCTTTCCCCTCCAAATAAATGAAGGTCAATTTCAAAGAAACAGTTGTACTCGCCATAGTACTGGAACCCAATAGGAATTCCTCCCACCCTTGACTTGGCGCTCCAGTCGTCTCATTCAGAGTGGGGCTAAGGAATCCCCACCTTGCACAAGAGCACCAGGGAGGGGAAGGGTCTCAGAGATGACTCAGGACAGAGccacccccacaaacacacactacTTAGAGGTGTCCAAGCACGGGGATTTGAGTTGCTTACAAGGAAAGCAGTTGGTCTGCGTGAGGGGAAATTATTTACACACAGGGAATCCTTCCTGGAAGAGGGAAATCCTAcacaaggaaaatatatttgaccaTTGATGAAATCATTAATAAAGACTATTAGGTGCTAAAGCGCCTACTACGTACTAAGCACTATTAATGACTGGGTTGTTGGGCCAAAAACAAATATAGCTCCTGCCTGCAGGAAGCTTACAGCGTAGTGAGACTCTATAAACATGGAGCACatcctatgtgccagacattctgCTAGGCCCTGTACGGacattatctcattaatcctcacagctACCCATGACGGGGAACAGTAATTGCTCCCTCTCTACAGATGAAtatactggagctcagagaggttagtcttcttgctcaggtcacacagcaagtaaatgaTAGAGCCAAGAGTTGAATCCAGATCTGTCAGAACAGGCACGTACCTCTTCCACTGTGCACCCAGGAGAGTCTGGCCTTTTTGCTCTCTAGTCCCAACCTACTCTTACAGCAAATGTCCTCCAGGAACCCAGACCCATCTCGTCAAAAGCTGGTTATCGTACTTCCGTGACAAAGCCTAGCCCTCTTTCCACTCCCCATTCACCCCCGAAAAGAGTCACCCAAAAACCATCAGGGAAGTTCATCCACATTTTAGCTCAGGGCTAGATTTTCTCCACACCTTCAGCACTGTGTAAGATTGGGTCTCTCAAGGTTGGACCTCTCATCACACCAGCCAGAAGGAAAAAGTAGGCCCTTACCCTTCATCTAAGGTGCTAGCTCTGCATCTTTaagccttcattcattcactcattcactgaataatatgtatttattgcatGTCTATTATGTCCAGGCATTGCGCTGGAGATACAGTGGTGAGCAGAACAGCTTTGCACCATGTTCTCATAGGAATTGAGTTCTAGTGGGGAACACAGATAATCTGAAAAGCATATGCATGCAAATAAACATGAACACAAATTATGATAAGCGACTTGAAGGAAGGGGTTGAGATGCTATTAGAAGTCTATGACCTGAATCAGTGTATCACTGAGGATCCTGAGTGACGTTTAGACAGAATCCTGAACAGTTTGGAGAAGCTAATTCAGTACACATGGCAGGTAGCAGAAGAGGGGTCTGGGCAGACCCTGAGGCAGGAACTGGTGAGAAACTAAAAGAGCCTGGAGAATAGAAGGGAGGCAGGAGCAAGTCACGGCTGGAAGTGTGGACAGCGGCCAGGCTATGCAGGAACTTTCAGGCCACAGGAAGGACTCCAGATTTATATCTTAAGTTGCATTGGTCACTACTGGAGGGTTTGAAGCCGAAGAGAGATAGAATCTGGCTGCCGTGTGAAACACACTAGAGACAGGCCACAATCCCGCTGAGAACTGGTGGTGACCTAGACTAAGCTGGTAgctgtggagatggagagaagtagaCAGGTTCAAGGACTTGCAGATGGGTTGGTGATGATGTACGATGGTTAGTGAGAGCAGGAAATGTGTCTGCAATAACCCTGAGGTTCCTGGGTGATGCAGGCACCGTTTGTTGAGATGaggaagatgggggaaggggctggTGCTATGAAACACATGGCCAAGAGAATCCATCCCAGGATCTTCCTTGGACCTCATTCATCAGGGCCCATAAGACACCATACTAGGAATGATCTGCCAGACACTCTTATGAGTTGAATAGTCAGAATGTCCCAACCCAAAAGCCAGGAGCCACAACCAACCGCTGACCTAGCTGCTCATCAGAAACTTCAGGCAGGGCGCTGTCTTAAAAAGGATAGATTCCTGGGGCCCACCGCAGACCTATTGTGTCAGAATCTCTTATGATGAGGCTGAGCATCTCGACTTTCAACAGgttcccccaggtgattcttacaCAGCGAGCATAGATAGCGTCAGtcctccccctgcctgggaacCCCTTGTATCAACACCCCATGGAGAGCCCAGAAACCTTGATTAAGCTTCCCCCAGAACACCCCAATCCTGCATGGTCCGcatggaggaaggcaggaaggctgGCAGGAGGGAAGGTGAATTCTTTAAACTAGAGCCTCcttggagaagaggaagaaaacaagccCTGTGGAAGCAGCATCTTCAGTTGAGTGTGTGCACTGCTCAACACTGAACGCTCTGTATCGCTCGTGATTCTCACAGTCCCTCTGCAGAGCAAGCTTCGTCATCCCTGTGTTTATAGGTGAGGGGACAAGAGTTCAGAGAGGTttggtaacttgcccaaggtcacacagctagtaaatggtgaaATCTATCAGATTCCACATTTGGCATTCAATAAACCTTCATTATGTCGTTCCTGCTGTTATTACAGTGCTTCCCGAACATTTGTCTGAGGTCTGGTGCCCATGGCTGATAAAAATTTTACTGGCTcataacaaaatgagaaaaaaaaaaaaggaaaattctgtGTTTTTCCAAACGTATTCACTATAAATGactgtccttttattttaaagactatgTCCTTTCTATTTTGGGACACTGaaatagcatttttgtttttatggaatGATGGTAATAAGTGGTAgtgatagtgtgtgtgtgtgtgtgtgtgtgtgtgtgtgtgtgtgtgtgtttaacatcTTACTTGGCAAAATGAAAAGTTGGTAGCTCTCAGTCCctccaaaaaattttggtttgGAAATTTCACTGTGCACTGTGAGCCTCCTAACATTTTGGAATCATGGGAGACCCAACGGTAGTTggacacaataaatatttgtgggagaaagcaaggagagagggagggatgggatggaaagcagaaaagaaaggagggagggaatggaTAAATGTTAGCCTCAGCTTTGCAGTGAGATTCAGAGGACTTGGGCAGACTGGGGAGACGGGGAAAGGTGAAGTGCGGGGGCTCACGCTTGCAGGTATGACAGGGCCATTGGTGGGGGCACCCAGTACTGCTGGGGCGAAACAGGTCCCAACAATGCCAGCGGGTGGGTGTGTAGCTGTAGTTAAGATGGGTAATGCAGGAGATACCTTTACCTGAGTGTATGCGTGGCTCAGAAAAATAACTGATGGCCGCCAGGCCACACTGGAAATTTGCTTTCTCCCATGTGTGCAGGAGTGCTCACTAGGATACGACGCTCCTTGGTTGTTGAGTGTTCGGCAGCCCcttgttcttcctttcctccttctaaGAATAGGAGCTGGTGTCTCCAGTTTCTTCTTGGGCTTCCATCACCCTGGGATCAGTCCCCATACCTATGAACTGTGTAGCATTATCAGgttgcctggatttgaatccaggttttCTCTCACTAATCAGCTGTGTGGCCTGAGGCAAATCACTCAGTCTCTCTGAGcattggtttcctcatctataaaatggggacaagaaGAGTGCCCCCCACATAAGCCTCTGGAGAGGAGTGAATGAGAAAATGCGTAGAAAGCACCAGCAGGCCGCTGTAGCACGGTGAGCTCGGCCCACAGCCAGACCTAATAAATGGCAGCTATTGTATTACTATTCTCAGACGTGGTCAGGGAGACATGGGAGAAAGCAATTTTCCAGTGTGGCCTGGCGGCCATCAGTTATTTTTCCGAGCCACGCATACACTCAGGTAAAGGTATCTCCTGCATTACCCATCTTAACTGCAGCTACACACCCACCCGCTGGCATTGCTGGGACCTGTTTCGCCCCAGCAGGACTGGGTGCCCCCACCAATGGCCCTGTCATACCTGCAAGCGTGAGCCCCCGCACTTCACCTTTCCCCGTCTCCCCAGTCTGCCCAAGTCCTCTGAATCTCACTGCAAAGCTGAGGCTAACATTTAtccattccctccctcctttcttttctgctttccatcccatccctccctctctccttgcttCTTAGTGAGAACATagagaatatgaaaataattggGTCTTCCCCCAGCAAGATCACTCAAAATTTCTCTTCTATTACAGGCACTCTGGACTTTATTCACCTTTACAACTTATTATTGGTAATGTCACgcacatttttaagatttttatcaaatttgggaaaACAACAAATTTGGAAGACTTTTTCACTAAAAGTGTAATTTCAGGCTGCATACATTTCAGACCTTGATTCACCTTCACCACCTACATCTGCATGGTCCCAGCACCACAGGTTGCTCTCCTGTCAGGAACCAGTCTCTGCTCTTACCTCTCAGTGTCGCCAGGTGGGGGAAGTGGGTATCATGGACAAGAGAGTATTTCTAGAAGCTGTTTCTCCACCTTGCACTAACTCTGGCTGGCGGTAACCTAGTTATACAGGAAGAATAGACTGCAAACCACATACATATATCCAACAGGACCCAAATAAAATGTATCTTAACTCTTAGCTAGTTCCCCAAAATGCCTATGGCCCTTACACTAAC
Proteins encoded in this window:
- the ADRA1B gene encoding alpha-1B adrenergic receptor — translated: MNPDLDTGHNTSTPGYWGELKNANFTGPNQTSSNFTLPQLDITRAISVGLVLGAFILFAIVGNILVILSVACNRHLRTPTNYFIVNLAIADLLLSFTVLPFSATLEVLGYWVLGRIFCDIWAAVDVLCCTASILSLCAISIDRYIGVRYSLQYPTLVTRRKAILALLSVWVLSTVISIGPLLGWKEPAPNDDKECGVTEEPFYALFSSLGSFYIPLAVILVMYCRVYIVAKRTTKNLEAGVMREMSNSKELTLRIHSKNFHEVTLSSTKAKGHNPRSSIAVKLFKFSREKKAAKTLGIVVGMFILCWLPFFIALPLGSLFSTLKPPDTVFKVVFWLGYFNSCLNPIIYPCSSKEFKRAFVRILGCQCRARRRRRRRRRRLGGCAYTYRPWTRGGSLERSQSRKDSLDDSGSCLSGSQRTLPSASPSPGYLGRGAQPPVELCSLPEWKAPGALLSLPEAPGRRGRQDSGPLFTFKLLAEPESPGTDGGSSNGGCEAAPDVANGQPGFKSNMPLAPGPL